In Molothrus ater isolate BHLD 08-10-18 breed brown headed cowbird chromosome 19, BPBGC_Mater_1.1, whole genome shotgun sequence, a single genomic region encodes these proteins:
- the RNF135 gene encoding LOW QUALITY PROTEIN: E3 ubiquitin-protein ligase RNF135 (The sequence of the model RefSeq protein was modified relative to this genomic sequence to represent the inferred CDS: inserted 2 bases in 2 codons; substituted 3 bases at 3 genomic stop codons) — protein MAAVMELEGLEPPCSCCLQLFAEPVRLPGCGHSFCRGCXLRYCAGRPRAPCPRCAFEPQQLRPNRELAALLSLIPRELKEESETQEEPXGAAACNGLSSAGRGRGEKEEEIWESSKQQEIAAETIHLLKKDLNKTRGQSKSTLDGAEYTSQIKSQITKDFGCMKEYVERQERNTLMFIEQQQKAAQQKIEETIHQLTHIKAQTRDLCERQRHEGSPLTINKITLDEKLNVVKSAVEDCLDLKRKLEILLLENYAXHLPPVHPPDLDXEPSVSSSPPESAAESPEPTISSQFSQWADDVTFDSTRVHERLALPAQNRRVMVSSHLTSYKPSPKRFCISQVMCSQGFSTGCHSWEVITKDSDGWAVGVAHEMIGKMDKLGRTKHSWCVEWLGPKKQLSAWHKNQETLLHKDKPLKVGVFLELQKKTVSFYSIADKEMLLHTFEISTXDPLYSAFWLYTLEKNGSLTISQPNRR, from the exons aTGGCCGCCGTCatggagctggaggggctggagccgccgtgctcctgctgcctgcagctcttcGCGGAGCCCGTGCGGCTCCCGGGCTGCGGCCACAGCTTCTGCCGGGGCT ACCTCCGGTACTGCGcgggccggccccgcgccccctGCCCGCGCTGCGCCTTCGAGCCTCAGCAGCTGCGGCCCAACCGCGAGCTGGCCGCGCTGCTCAGCCTCATCCCGCGGGAGCTGAAGGAAGAGTCGGAAACACAGGAGGagc atggagctgctgcctgcaacGGCCTGAGCTCGGCGGGGCGGGGACGTGGGGAGAAG GAGGAAGAGATATGGGAGAGCTCCAAGCAACAAGAAATAGCTGCAGAGACCATTCACCTGTTGAAGAAAGATCTCAATAAAACAAG GGGTCAGTCAAAGAGCACATTGGATGGGGCG gaATATACATCTCAGATCAAAAGCCAGATTACTAAAGATTTCGGTTGCATGAAGGAATATGTTGAAAGACAGGAGAGAAACACACTGATGTTCATTGAACAACAGCAAAAAGCTGCTCAACAGAAAATTGAAGAGACTATTCACCAGCTCACACACATCAAAGCCCAAACT AGAGACTTATGTGAGAGGCAGAGGCACGAAGGCTCACCTTtgacaataaataaaattacactTGATGAAAAGCTTAATGTTGTCAAAAGTGCTGTAGAAGATTgccttg ATCTTAAGAGAAAATTGGAAATTTTACTCTTGGAGAATTATGCTTAGCATCTCCCACCAG TGCATCCTCCCGACTTAGACTAGGAGCCAAGTGTCAGCTCATCACCTCCAGAGTCTGCAGCTGAAAGTCCTGAACCAACCATTTCCAGCCAGTTTTCTCAGT GGGCAGATGATGTGACTTTTGACTCCACAAGAGTACACGAGCGCttggcactcccagcccagaacaGGAGAGTGATGGTTTCCAGCCACCTGACCAGTTACAAACCATCACCCAAAAGATTCTGCATCAGCCAGGTCATGTGTTCACAGGGTTTCTCTACTGGGTGCCACTCCTGGGAAGTAATTACCAAGGACAGTGATGGATGGGCTGTTGGAGTTGCTCATGAAATGATTGGTAAAATGGACAAATTGGGAAGAACTAAGCATTCTTGGTGTGTAGAATGGCTGGGTCCTAAAAAACAGCTGTCAGCATGGCATAAGAATCAAGAAACATTATTGCACAAGGACAAACCACTGAAGGTTGGAGTTTTCTTGGAGCTGCAGAAGAAGACTGTGTCATTTTACTCCATTGCTgacaaagaaatgcttttgcACACCTTTGAAATCAGTACCTGAGATCCTCTCTACTCTGCTTTCTGGCTGTACACTCTAGAAAAAAATGGATCTTTAACTATAAGTCAGCCAAACAGGAGATAA